CGGCAGAGGCGGCCGCGCTGGTGGCGGGCGATCGTCCCGCGGCGACCGCCGACGGTGTGCCTGTCCACGTCTTTGCCAATTTGGGCTCGGTTACCGACGCCCGCAATGCGGCGGCGATGGGTGCCGAAGGCTGCGGCCTGCTCCGCACCGAATTCCTCTTCCTCGACCGGACCACGCCGCCCGATCATGAGGAACAAGCCGCCGAATACCGCGATGTCGTCGCGGCGTTGCCGGGGCGACCGGTGGTGATCCGCCTGCTCGATGTCGGCGGTGACAAGCCGGCGACATATCTCGCCATTCCGGCGGAGGAAAATCCGGCACTTGGCCTGCGCGGTATCCGCGTTGCGCTCGCCCGCCCCGAAATCCTCGACGCGCAATTGCGCGGCATCCTGGCGGTGCCGGATGTCGATCGCTGCCGGATCATGGTGCCGATGGTCGCCAACGTCGACGAGATGATCGCGGTCCGCACCGCGCTCGACCGGTTACGTGGCGAATTGGGCATCGGTCCCGTGCCACTGGGGGCGATGATCGAAACGCCGGCGGCGGCGGCGACTGCCGACCTGATCGCGCGTCATGCGGATTTCCTGTCGATCGGCAGCAACGACCTCACGCAATATGTGCTGGCGATGGATCGCGGCAATCCCGCCCTTGCCGCGGGTATCGACGGACTGCACCCGGCCGTGTTGCGGCTGATCCGGATGACTTGCGAGGGCGCCGCTACCCGCGATGTCCCGGTCAGCGTGTGCGGCGGGCTTGCCGCCGATCCGCTGGCGGCGCCGATCCTGATCGGGCTCGGCGTCCGCACCCTGTCGGTGCCGCCCGCCCGCATCCCCGCCACCAAGGCGCTCGTCGCCGGACTGACTCTCGCCGCCGCGCGAGACCTGGCGGACCGCGCGCTCGCCGCCCGGGACGCTGCCCGGGTGCGCGACCTTGCCCGCCGTTTCGCCGAGGAGTCCGGCCGATGAACGCCCCCCGCTTTTCGGCCATGGCCTTCCTCCAGCCGCTGGGCCGCGCGCTGATGCTGCCCATCGCGGTGCTGCCGATCGCCGGACTGCTGCTGCGGCTCGGCCAGCCCGACCTGCTTGACATCGCCTTTCTCAGCGCTGCCGGCGATGCGATGTTCGCCAACCTCGGCCTGCTGTTCGCAGTCGGCGTCGCGACCGGCTTCGCCCGGGACGGCAATGGCGCCGCAGCGATGGCGGGCGTGGTCTGCTACCTCGTATCCACCAACGGCGCACAGGTGTTCCTGAATGTGCCGGCCGCGACCCTGGCGAACGTGCCGGACGCGCTCGCCGCCGGCGTCTCGACCGCGTGGAAGGCTGCGGCGATCGATCGTCTGGAGGTGCCGGTCGGCATCGTCTCGGGGTTGGTGGGCGGATTGTTCTACAATCGCTTCGCGACGTTCAAGCTGCCGGATTATCTCGCCTTTTTCGGCGGGCGGCGGTTCGTGCCGATCATCGCGGGCATCGCCGGACTGGTGATCGCGCTTGCCCTCGGGCTCAGCTATGCGCCGATCAACGCCGGTATGGACGCGCTTAGCAACGGTGTCGTCGCGGCGGGCGGGTTCGGCCTGTTCGCGTTCGGCGTGCTCAATCGCCTTTTGCTCGTAACCGGCCTCCATCACATCCTGAACAACGTCGCCTACTTCGTCGTCGGAGACTACCAGGGCAAGACAGGCGACCTCACCCGCTTTTTCGCCGGCGATCCGACGGCCGGCGGCTTTATGAGCGGCTTCTTCCCGGTGATGATGTTCGGCCTGCCGGCCGCCTGTCTCGCCATGTACCATGCGGCCGCGCCCGACCGCCGCAAGGCCGTGGGCGGCATGCTGTTCAGCCTGGCGCTCACGTCGTTCCTGACCGGGGTGA
The sequence above is a segment of the Sphingomonas insulae genome. Coding sequences within it:
- the nagE gene encoding N-acetylglucosamine-specific PTS transporter subunit IIBC, which codes for MNAPRFSAMAFLQPLGRALMLPIAVLPIAGLLLRLGQPDLLDIAFLSAAGDAMFANLGLLFAVGVATGFARDGNGAAAMAGVVCYLVSTNGAQVFLNVPAATLANVPDALAAGVSTAWKAAAIDRLEVPVGIVSGLVGGLFYNRFATFKLPDYLAFFGGRRFVPIIAGIAGLVIALALGLSYAPINAGMDALSNGVVAAGGFGLFAFGVLNRLLLVTGLHHILNNVAYFVVGDYQGKTGDLTRFFAGDPTAGGFMSGFFPVMMFGLPAACLAMYHAAAPDRRKAVGGMLFSLALTSFLTGVTEPIEFSFMFLAPVLYAIHAVLTGLSEALMNALGVKLGYGFSAGLFDYVLNYGKATKPLLLIPIGAVYAGIYYGLFRWTIVRFDLPTPGREALDTVPAGPVVAADDKAAAFVAALGGAANLRAIDACATRLRLSVVDATAIDEARLRQLGARGVLRPSPTAVQVIVGGIADGLAMDMRTAMDAVPMSGTSAVSPPASAATPAMATVPASLLAALGGRDNIGAVSRHGTRLRIVVADRTLVDLASFDGSVRTAAWVGADTLHMLMPA